Genomic DNA from Brassica rapa cultivar Chiifu-401-42 chromosome A04, CAAS_Brap_v3.01, whole genome shotgun sequence:
ttctaataatgttttattttaatcagaaattaaatcaaatagttttggaaataaattTTAAGAAGATGCCAAAAAAgattttcttattaaaaatattcatttgtatttcaaataaatagataaagaTTTGGAACATGTTATAATTATATCATgcaaaattctataaaatttataaatcatgaAATAAGTCataacttctgttttaatagtatataaatattttatttttatatttgaaatagaAATGAATATTTGTTTCTAAGAGAATCTATTTAAAATCTttgtaaaatgtatttttgatacttaatcaatttgaatttttattatcattaaaatataattaaaatattttaaagaatttataatttctttttaaataaaaaagaattttaatttataattatattttatgataattagaatttaaatgaaataatttttGGAAATAAACTTTCAAAGATGCCAAAAATATTTcgttagattttatttttttaaatattaacttttatttCAAATAAAGAAGGTAAGAAATTGGAAGATGTTATAGTTATATTATGCAAAATTTGATACTTTATAAGAAATGGTCCAAATGAAAAAATTAcacataaaataaatcatagtttttcttttaattgtaTACATTTTAATGGTGATGTATTTAGGAAGCATGGGGTCCCTGAAATATTGGAAGCTATAATAAACACTTTAGTTAggatttaataaattttattttattatgaatttgGGGACTTTTTatgtaaacttttaaaaaaattgagattCTAAATCAATGTTTCACTTTACTATACTTAAGACCGCCCCTATCAAGCAGACATAATTTCATGAAACCTTTACTGGTGATTCATCTagaatatatatcaaaattaaattatatattaggaACAAAATATTAGccgaaatattatttttctatgcATGATTTCTAAATTTGGTAAACAATACGTGTCATCTTTATCCAAAAGCCATGCAtgtaatatcattttaaattcactggtttttttttttgtcaacaaattcACTGGTCATTCAAGAGAAACAACTTTTCAAagttttcattatatttttggtcaataaaattatgataaggtatttttttatgttatctTTGGGTCTGATCCTATCCCACTTATGGGAGAAACTGGAGTCGAACTCCATTGGTGAAAACGTTACGGACAAGCGTAGGTCACTAGCCCTATTGGATCACACTTTTCGGGAGAAATGGGAGTCCAACTCCATTGGTGCAAAAAGTTACGGACGAATGTAGGTCACTAGCCTATTGGATACCAAGTTGTGATAAGATATTTAGTTCACACTTAGAAATAATAAACTTTAATGGATTTTTAATTTCTTACAAGTTACAGTATCTTAATTTGATAAGACCagcatattttaaatatttgagtACATATGCACTGAATATGAAAAATGTTGTGGTAGTATTGAAATGAAAACAGCAACAAAATGAATTACTATGGGAATATAATACGGAAAATAGTTGTATTTGAGAATTATGAGACAAGAAAAATTATAATGTTCCACACAAAATCGATATGAGCAATAGTCCTTATCACATTCCCATATAAAGGGATGAGAACAAGTAACTGGCAGTGACATGTTTTGCTTTTtaggaaaatatatatttgtataggAGCAACTAAATTTCCAACATAAGGAGATGGGCTTATACAaagatattttatttcttatatctttttttttaagatttgtaATAGTTATCCTTACaaggtttttaattatatttcttttatatattaaagacTGAAGTAGGAAATTAGATATTaagaaaatttgtatatttaaaataaaagtttaactAAAACATGTTAcataaggttttttttttttttttttttttttttttttgacgtcgaaaGTCATTCCATGTTACATAAGGTTAAAACGTATATATGTGGTTATGTAACTGCCGTATGCTCGTTTTTCACATGATGAATTTCTTAGACCCAAGATGCATAAACCACACAAACAAAAATACATAAACAGATGCATCAAACATCCAAACTAAACTTTAAAAAACAAAAGCGCAAGAAATATTGCTGGAAACAAATAACAAAGGAAAACATATCCTCTTCCATGATTGATGAGCGCAATGAAATCTTTTATCCAAAAGATAATGATATGTTTAATTTTCGATATTTTTCATCGTAATTGGATTGAGTTCCATTTTCACGCTAAGTTAACTTCGTTACGAAAAGATGATTCATGTCTacgaaagaaaaataaaataaaagtactaTGACATGTCCAGTTATCAATAACGAGATGAGAACAACTACTAAAAATGGACCCGGATATGTTTGTAGCTGTTTTCATGTTTTGCTTTAATTCCTTTTTCAACACGGATGTTTTAGCTctatataacaataataataataataatatattgcaTCTCTAAGACTAGAAAGTAGAAACAGTCAAACAATTAAACAAATTGCATGCGTAAGTCAAGCATGAAACAAGAGGATCATGCGCACAAAACAAACAATGAAACCTAATTAATCTTACACATTTTTACGTTGAAATCCTATTAGTTATTCACTCATGTTGTTGGTTAAAATACTAAGTTTAGAAAgataaaaaacttagttttatgTATTTATGAAACTTAAGCACAAAATCTGCCGAGAggattttagttttttcttttttactatATATGCCCATtcttaagttatttttttttaagttgtcAAGAACAAGTTTCCTTTCTTTAACAGAATGCATATACTTCCATAAAAGACTCCTATTTTCTCGTGATTTTTAGGAATCAATGACTAAAATCTTATAGTCACATCTGGCCGCATGTGTAATTGAACTTTTATTGACTCTCGGTTTATTATCAGGCTCCAGCATTGGTTTAGTCTTCGGTTTACGGCTCGGGCTAGGAGTTATGTGAACACTGATTAATGTTGTGCGTTCGGTGGAAGATGGTCTTCAATGTGGTCTTCGAATTTTTGGTTGAGCCCGCCCATTTTGATATAGAATGGTTCATAATCTACAGGGAATCATAACTAGAGCAACTCCAATGATGACTATTAGAAGATGGccttgttttaaaaatttccaTTAGATCTGCACATCGAGTTCTTGATGTTGCTATTATCTTTGTATCCGGTTAAACTTATGAATGAAAAATATTTGTGTTGAAAAGAGGGTTCTAAttaagtatttaaaaaaaataacaaaataatggaattagaagaaaaaaaagactaaaagttcttattttagattttttaagaatccGTAGTATACTCAAAACATACATGTCATCATGTTAGAGGAAATTAATGTatagtttagaaaaaataaaaaaataattgaattataATACTTTTTCTTAGAAACGTTTATGGTTTATAACCGTTACTTTTAGATACTAATAATATGATATCAAAGTGGATGATTGGTTGGATTGAAGATGCAGAAACTCTGTTATAGAATTTTAGTTTATAGTTTTTATTGttgtatatgtatattttgttgCAGTAGAAAAACACAACTTGTAAACACACTTttacaacaaacaaaaaaacttgtTAAACACTTTAACAgttgttttagttaaaaaaaaaacatgaaatagAAGGTAGATGGTGTAGCTTTTGTTTAGAACGTCTCATTAGATTATTAAACTGATTGGAAAACAAATGTTGTAagctttaattttaaaataaataaagttacATCATAACTGTTTTAagattagtgatttaaaaatattggAAACTAAGTTAAAATCCAACCGATCATCACATGTGTTTTTAATGTTTAGAACGTTAATGAACTCTGAGGATTACCAAATTGTttccaatattaaaatttggtaagcctttttacaaaattaaaatttggtaACATCCAAAACAAAGTCACCTCTCATCTTAATTAATTACTAGCTTTTGACCCGTCCTTGAAAggacgggtatattttttgttttaattatttttgaaaattttaattttaatataatttttactaactttaagtaaaatcacatttaataaatattttttaatcagaTAACCTATTTAAAACCCGTTATACTAAATGAgtttcatttatataaatatttatttccatCAAAATTTCACTTAAACCCTATTTTTAACATCAAATGCTTTGTTAATTGATAAACTTAATGTCtgtgtaaaatatttaaaatttgaaaaaaaatgtctAGTCgaataaatctaattttttggCTGAGATGTAAGCTATGCTGTTGTAGTGTgctaatattttttgaaaaaatatatcaaattttattataattatgagGAATAATTATCATATCACTATAGAAAAATATGTCAAAAACGTAACggtatacataattatataaaataatgtgttatattaatcaaataaaaggttaaaatctaaaaataatttttatttaaacacccaataacaaaaaaatacaaaaatatatggtaacaaaAATGTCTTTTTAATGTCGAGAATTAGTTTTAAcctttataagggtttatatttttatggtaCATGACCAATTGTATAAGGGTTTTTTCGTATCACACATTTGTTgccatataacaaaaaaatacaaatatatatttttataaatttttgttgcCATATACATTGTTATTTTAAACATGACTTAAAGTGGTTATCCCTTTAAAATAGgactttaaaatatattcatttagATGAAGTTATATAACTTGtgcatttatataaaaaatagtttttttagttggacataactttttatcaattggttatatttctgttttaatagaatatataataaTCGAGTATAATTGCAATTTTGTTTAATAATCAATATTATTAGTCTTCttctattaaaattaaattagcCATAAACCTAGATGTGGTTAAGAAagcaatataaatttatatggcTCATTGCAATCAGACCAAATGGAACAAATCAGttgattttaaaaacaaaatcgaGGCCCATGGCccaattttaaaatcataaaccgACAAAAACTCCTTCTTTGTGTTGGAAGAAAAACGTAACTACTTATTATACAAAAAGAACGTgttattgatttaattaaattagatacagttataaaaaaaatcaattggaCATAACTTGTTATCAATgggtcacactgctgttttaatagaatagattattTTCTGCACATGGAAAAAGCACGCTACGTATCCTATCATACGTAGACAACAAATCGTGAAGCTCATGAGAGCACCATTAACGCAGTAGCTTAGGGAGGTGCTTAGTGAtttttggattaaaaaaaaaaagaaaataatgtattaaggGAAGCCACGGCGCTTAATTAAGCTGCAAAAGCAACGTAGTTTATGAGACACGTGCCTTTCATGGAGGGAGTTTTGCTTtcttctctccacatctctctCGAGACGGACAACACCATTCAAACAAGGTGGCTTTGCAGCTTATAGCCGTCGCATGTCCAGGTTCGTTGAACTTATTCAATTCCATAAACCTCGATTCCTTCTCCTTCTACTACCCAACCAAACCCTCTCATCGTTCGTCTTCAGATCAACCATAGAGGATGAGGTAAtcgttcttattttttttttatacagcTCTGTTTTCCGCCGGAGATTGTAAATgagaaattggaaaaaaaaatcaaaactttggtTCTGAATATTCGACCTCGGTTCAAGATCTGATGCTTAATATGTTAATCGATTCTCATGAAAATTAGCTTATTGGTTTTGCTGCTTGCGTGTGGTATGTTCAATATGGTAGAGTTAGATTAGGAATCAAAAGGCAAAACAGAGATGGAATCTTTGAATCGTAGAGACTTTTTTGTATAGACATTGGAATCGCAAGAGAATAAAAGATGATGCTTTGAATTCGAAGTGTATCTCTGTTTCGAAATGGTAGAGTATGATGCTTTGATGTGTGATTACCTCGTACTACATCGAGAAGTATGGTTGTTTAATCTTTTGCTTAAGATTCATAAGAATGTATTTAAATGTTGGGAtgatctttttctctttctctgtgaaaaaaaaaaagaaaacatgaagACACCTCCTCCGTCGTCATGAATCTATAATGGTAACGACTAAGCTTGACGACTGCATTATCAATAATCTGAAGGTGAAATCAAGTTATCAACGAGAGGGAGGCGACATTGTTGCTAAATAAAGTAAGGGAAGGTGTATGAATCACTTGTTTCCTGTCTCTGAAGAAGCTTATGTTTGTGTTTCCTGTCTTCGTTTATGATGAATCTAAATGCTTATATTTGTGTTTCAGGTCAGAGTGgagcattgggagtggaagaatcaCGGACTAGTGTTTGATCTCTCTGGTCTTCTCGATGTGGGACTGAACCGTTTGATGTAGTGTTGTGTCCTATTGTGTTGTCATGTGTAGTCTTCTGTTGTTGTGGTACTGAGTCTTGTGTAGTTGTAACATGTCTTGTGTCGTTGATGTTCTGAGTCTTGTGTAGTCTTGTGTCACGGACTAGTAACAAGAGTAGTAAAGAATGTTTAAGTCATCTTCTCTCCTTCGTTGTGTCATGTCCCAAGCATCATTTATACGAAACTGAGATAGTTTGGTTACATTGTTGTTTGGTTATTGATGTAAAAAGAAACCCCAAAATAAGCAACTTGCATTGGAGGTCAAAATATTAGAAGTTGCTTAAAAAAGTGCTTAACACCTATTTAATACTAAACAATTGTTTAAGCACCCCAATAGAGTTGTTATGGATAATGCTGCTCTGATTTACTACATAACAGCCACTTGCTGTTTAGTCCCAATATACTTTCCCTTCACCAATCTCCTGAACCACTTAGCTGATTTCTTGGGATACCTCTTACGTCCATTTCTAAAGTCCACATACACTAGCCCGAACCGGACCGTGTATCCTTCCGACCACTCGAAGTTATCCATCAGCGACCATGCAAAATATCCTTTCACATTCACCCCATCCTACATTTTACgtaaaaatagttttcaatatCGTTCAACATTATTTAATCAAATCGTGCATGAAAATACGATCTTGATTGTTCTGACATTTATATTTGTGTTGGCGATTCATTGTTACTCTAAATATAATTGTATATCATGGAACCGTAAACTCAACAAACAAGTGAAACTGTGTTATGTTAAGGGAGTGCTTACGAGATTGCATCGCGAACCATCTTAAGGTGATTAGCGTAGTAGTCAATTCTCAAGTCGTCATTAAGAAAGATTTCTCCAGTGTTAGCTTCATTCACTCCTACATGATTGTTTAAAATGAGACGAGAACAAAGTAATATcagtttaattagtttttggttcTAAAAGTTCTTTTAACAGATAGAGTTTCTTCATGATATGACTTACCGTTTTCTGTTATATACAAGACGGGAtcattgtattttaattttgcatGCAGTAGAAGATCACGAATACCCTTGGGGTATATCATAAGCCAACTCGAACCAGCCTGAATTGAATCATAGATTATAGAAACTACCTAATAAAAACTACATGTCTGAATAAACCACTATTGTTTAAGACAATATATATCTCTTTGGATTATTAACTTAAACAATCATGGAAATCTTGATTTGATTGGGAGATTTATCTAAAATTCTTCACTATTTAAAAGTGGATAGAATAATTTTACCGTTGGACCGATAGGCACTCCATTTCGCTCAcctaatacaatatatatacataatattatataagtaatgtAGAATTTCAATATAAATTCGAGAAAATTAGTCAATTTATATAAATCCATATGGAACgtccaaaaacaaaacatatggTTCACGGACCTACTATGCTGGCGCAACGATCGGTGTACATGGTGATGTTTTCAGTTGCACACGGCACGTCTTTAACGTAGAAAGATAAGTAATAGTTAAGACCTATGAAATCATATGATCCTTTTAGCATTGATGACTCTTCTGGTGTGAATGTAGGAAGGCGACCGTCTTTCACATGGTTGACCATTTCGGCAGGGTATCTACCATAGACGATTAGCTCCAAGAAGTAGTCAAAGGTGAAGGCCGTGGCTCGAGCTGCGGCTAGTTAGTCAGCATAAGAATCCGAGTAAGGGTAGTGCCATTCTGTGTTTAAGGCGATACCAATTTTGCCTTTCTGAATTGCCTGCAAACACAATAGTAGGAGCGGAGCACCACACAAATTACAACCGTCTAACTTTTAAGTAGTGCTGGTCCTGAAATTTTGAAGGTTATAAACATTTACTaagaatttttataaaaatatctaatttgGAGTCTATGTATAtaactttcaaaaaatttagAGACTAAAATCAATGTTTCAATGGGCTGTGCAGCTCTGTTTTTATGTGCATTCCTGTTTTTAAGTGTTGTACGCGATAAAAATAGAGCCGGCGCCAGAACATAAAtcaaacacaaaagaaaacaagtAACTAGTGTATAAGTAAAACATAGCAAACATACCTGGTACCTTTCTCTGTAGATCTTGACGGCGGCTCCATGAGCGAGGAGGAAGTTATGGCCGACGATGTAAGGTTCGGTGGCTCCATCACCCCCGGTGCAATTAGGATTAGTGAAACTGGAACATCTTCCAGGTGCCTTATGACCAATTATGTAACCATCACGTACCACTGTAAATGGCTCGTTTACTGTCACCCAATGCTTCACTCTATCTCCAAATTTCTGGAAGCAGAGTTCTGCATAGTCCCGGAAATCATTCCTGTTTTATTTCCAAAAAGAACCATTTAAATCTTTATGTTGTCGTAATCTTACCATTTAGAGATGACAGAAGACTTACACAATCTCAGCTCCGAGGAAGCCACCGTAAGCATGTTCAAGTGCCTCTGGTAGGTCCCAGTGAAAGATTGTGACAAATGGCTTCATTCCTAAACATTTACATCGTtaccaagaaaaagaaaacatataaatgtTGCATTCTCGACGAATCTTGAAAATTCTAAAGGGTGTTCTCAAGGTAATAAACATCACCAAGATTCACTCAATATGTTGTAAAAACAAAAGTCGTCTCGTGTCACTTGAGAAACAGAGAATCATTATTACCCTTTGACAGAAGTTGATTAATCAAGTTGTTGTAATAATCTATTCCAGCCTGGTTGATACCTCCCTTTAAATCCCCACCTGATAAACAGAATAATAATGAACTTCTATTCACTCGAAAACTCTAAAAGGTTTTGCTCGGATCTATAGCTTACGAGGCAAAATCCGTGACCATGAGATCGAGAATCGGTAAGCATGGAAGCCAATTTGATGAAGCAAATTCACATCTTCCTGGATTTCCAAGTCaagttttcatgaatttaagttacaaaaataaGATTTCATGAATTTAAATGTAATGTTTGTTTACATTTTAGTTACATGAAAAAAGCAATACCTTGTATAGGTTGTAAGAATTATCAGCAATGGACCCATTATTACCATCCAATATCTTCTCTGAAAAGAAGACAAAATTATTCATTGAATAATCTAATTTCAAGAAAGTAATAATAACTGAATAACCTTACATGTTCATCACCATCAACCCATTTGCTATGAACATAAGATAAAAACCGAGTCATGTGTTATAAAACCCaattcaagaaaaagaaaaaaaaaacatttcagaaTATTTGAGTCTTGGATGTCTAAAGAGATCCAAAAATATTAGGGTTTTTCATTAGGAAGAAAAAACCTGGAAAATTTTCAGAGAAGGTGTCCCAGATACTTGGTCCTCTACCATCTTCATGAGCAGCACCTTCACACTacaaaaaaattcgaaaaatgttagattcgggtttattatgggcttccaactcaaaaccaattggcaattagtggattggccctaaccctttatatagtagtatattaattcttatatatccGATGTGGAATGTTTCTCATCAATACCCTCCCTCACGCTCAGACATCTAGGTCTGAAGCGTGGACAATGTGGGAATAACATCCACAGAGGGCCCAACATCGGTATAGTAGTAGTAATTGTAGTAAATTAGGTCAAAGGATCTtatcgctctgataccatgttagattcgggtttattatgggcttccaactcaaaaccagttggaagcccataataaacccgaatctaacatggtatcagaacccagatcctaataagttaaacccctaattaatattaatgttagattcgggtttattatgggcttccaactcaaaaccaattggccctaaccctttatatagtagtatattaattcttatatatccgatgtggaatgtttctcatcaataaaaaAGTTAACAAAAGTATATGCAATATATAGTAAGAACTGAACCTGGTACGCAGAAGTGGCAGATCCAAAAATGAAATCTTCTGGGAAATCACTTCTCCTCAAAATAGGTATTGAGAAGTGATTCTTTGCAGAAACTCCAACGTAGATGGAAGTTATGATCAACAGTAAAAGAAGACATTTACTTCTCATAGTttctgtaagaaaaaaaatcaatagtttttatttataagaattttGGTTTGGTAAAACTTTATAAGAGAATGGGAAATGTTTGACTTTCATGCTTTGTATCTATGAATAGAATTGATGGGAGGAGAAAGATAGTGTATACGATTTTCTTCTCGTTCAAGATCCTATAAAACAGAAGATGTTAacttaaattaatcaaaatctgagtcatcacagaaaaaaaaaattaattgcaaaGCTAAGACGTAAGAATTGAGTAGACAATTCCGCCTTTCTAAATTAATATTGTAGTACCACTAATTTCATCTGACAAAAATGAAAACGACTAATGTCAAATATTTCTAGAATTATAATGCATGtccttagcaaaaaaaaaattataatgcataagtgcattgttttttttttaattttcttttctatgattttGGTTTAGTCTCTTAATTTGAAATATTGTATATATCGTAGGTAAATTCGCTTTGCAGAGGTGTTTTGTTGGGTGAAGTGGGTGGGCACAGTTATTTTGGTCAACgccaaaatgtaaaaaaaaaacaaattgtgctTATCTATAAAATTGTTAAATCCTCCTCTTTAACGAAATGTTGAAGATATTTGTGTCGTTTACCATGTGGTAATGCACTATTGTTTAAACGTTTGTActattttaattgatttgaaTCCAAGAACGAtagtaaacaaaaataatgaacCCTTTAGCCCTCTTTGTTGAACAACTACTTTGCTTTGCTTTAAAGCTTTTTAcacaagaaatataaaaattgtataaatctAGAAAAATAATTCGAGGGCCTTAGAAGATTCCGACATCTTAGGAATAAAACATGAGGCCGAACCAGTTGCTAATAAgaatctcttcttctttgttgCAACGTTAAGCAAGTACTTTTCTTCCTCAGAATCTcccatctcttcttctctcttcaagAACTCTTTGAACCACATGGCAGACATTTTAGGAAAACGTTTTAGTCCATTTTTGTAATCGACGTAGAAGAGACCATATCGGACTCCATAACCTGCGTTCCATTCACAGTTGTCTAGTAACGACCATGCAAAGTATCCTTCCACTTCAACCCCATCCTCCCTAAACAACGAAACATTTATCATCAGTGAAAGGCTTAGGATAGGTTCCACAACAGTTTCTTGTGTCTCAAGAAACTAAATGAAAATTTCATTTAGAAAATACACTTACTGGATTGCTTGTTGGATGCTTTGGAGATGTTTCTTGTGGTACTCTGTCCTTTGGAGATCCATCAAGTTAGAAAGCTTTGGTTTTTTCTCGTAATCTATATCACAATGTCCTGAAGAGTTTTAACCAAAAAGTAAAGAAGTTAGTAAACCATACCAGGAATATATTTAGTAAAACTATCTTGAAAGAGCTTAGTAAAAAAGTATTACCGTTTTCAGTGATCATGAATTTAGGGCTTTCGTATTTATCCTTAGCATAGTTTAGAAACTTTCGAAGCCCTTGTGGGTATAGAAAGTCCCATTCTGAACCACCTCTTACTCCTAATGTCTGTCCTgctttgttttgttctgttacATATAAGCAAAAGCTTGTGAGACAACGAAATCGGTAATCAAATCCCGACGAATAATCACCCCTAAGAAGCTTGTGACCCAAGAAACGAATAGAAAGCCCTAATATGATACGAGtaagtatttattttaaaactccACTTACTTCTCCATTCGATGCGTGCGTCCGATCTCCAATTGGGAGTGTTGTGGTCCACTTCAGGAATACTTTTAACGTAGAAAGCACTGTAATAATTCACTCCAACGAAGTCAAAAGAACCTCTTAGCTTCTTGGATTGGGCTGCGGTAAACGAGGGTAATCTTTTCCCGATCGATTTCTTCATCACTTCAGGGTAATCTCCGTACACCGTTGGATCCATGTGCCTATTGAATCCAAAAAATACTATTAGAATATTAACCAAAAAACTGTATGGTGTATACATTATTAAAAATGTCTAGAGGCTATGTACCGAAAGAAAGACCTAAACCATTTTGAAGTAATTCAATTTAGAAGAGTATATCCGTTCCAACGGAAATTGAATCCATAACTCTTTAATTGGACATGTCAACTCATCGTTGGTGGTGTATATATTATCACGTCAAGAATGTGATTGTTTGTGCTAtataatttaaagaaaaaaaaatacactcaCCATCCAAACATGAATTGCATGGCTCTTTCACATGCTTCTTTGTCATCAGGGCAGTTTGAGTCATAAGGCTCAAACCATACGGGACAATGCGCGATACCAATCTTGCCATCTTTACACTGAGattcaaacaaaaacatattgAATAAATATGCTCTCAAAAGACTAAATGTGTTTGTAAAACTAAAAATCAAATATGTCGATTCCTTACTTTGGGATTGTTTCTGAAGACTTCAACGGCTTCTGCGTGAGCAAGAAGTAGATTGTGACTAACGGTATAAACCTCAAGGCCAGATTCTCCAGCTACAG
This window encodes:
- the LOC103862906 gene encoding LOW QUALITY PROTEIN: beta-glucosidase 16 (The sequence of the model RefSeq protein was modified relative to this genomic sequence to represent the inferred CDS: substituted 1 base at 1 genomic stop codon); translation: MRSKCLLLLLIITSIYVGVSAKNHFSIPILRRSDFPEDFIFGSATSAYQCEGAAHEDGRGPSIWDTFSENFPEKILDGNNGSIADNSYNLYKEDVNLLHQIGFHAYRFSISWSRILPRGDLKGGINQAGIDYYNNLINQLLSKGMKPFVTIFHWDLPEALEHAYGGFLGAEIVNDFRDYAELCFQKFGDRVKHWVTVNEPFTVVRDGYIIGHKAPGRCSSFTNPNCTGGDGATEPYIVGHNFLLAHGAAVKIYRERYQAIQKGKIGIALNTEWHYPYSDSYADXLAAARATAFTFDYFLELIVYGRYPAEMVNHVKDGRLPTFTPEESSMLKGSYDFIGLNYYLSFYVKDVPCATENITMYTDRCASIVGERNGVPIGPTAGSSWLMIYPKGIRDLLLHAKLKYNDPVLYITENGVNEANTGEIFLNDDLRIDYYANHLKMVRDAISDGVNVKGYFAWSLMDNFEWSEGYTVRFGLVYVDFRNGRKRYPKKSAKWFRRLVKGKYIGTKQQVAVM
- the LOC103862908 gene encoding beta-glucosidase 27-like produces the protein MTLKRNTYSKKNSFGRSDFPEGFLFGTASSAYQYEGAINEAPRGESVWDTFVRKYPERNCYSNADQAVEFYNHYKEDIQRMKDINMDAFRFSISWPRILPLGKKSKGVNQEGINFYNDLIDELLANGITPLATLFHWDTPQTLEDEYNGFLSEEAVNDFKDFAALCFEEFGDRVKLWVTLNEPWVYSIGGYDTGRKAPGRASKYMNEAAVAGESGLEVYTVSHNLLLAHAEAVEVFRNNPKCKDGKIGIAHCPVWFEPYDSNCPDDKEACERAMQFMFGWHMDPTVYGDYPEVMKKSIGKRLPSFTAAQSKKLRGSFDFVGVNYYSAFYVKSIPEVDHNTPNWRSDARIEWRKQNKAGQTLGVRGGSEWDFLYPQGLRKFLNYAKDKYESPKFMITENGHCDIDYEKKPKLSNLMDLQRTEYHKKHLQSIQQAIQEDGVEVEGYFAWSLLDNCEWNAGYGVRYGLFYVDYKNGLKRFPKMSAMWFKEFLKREEEMGDSEEEKYLLNVATKKKRFLLATGSASCFIPKMSESSKALELFF